The Lathyrus oleraceus cultivar Zhongwan6 chromosome 5, CAAS_Psat_ZW6_1.0, whole genome shotgun sequence genome includes the window acagactcattccaggcaggcaatatgaataaacaatagaataaaatattaaaaattaaataacgattaaagaacctgaatgcgtaatacaatggtcttgaacactccaccacaagccggtaggatttgttcttggattcttcaattaaacagtaaattaaatcaaggaaataaaactggaatataacgtaaggttaaatccggtataaagttgcacagtagtttccggtgtagaaactactacgcgaaaaatatctaaaagctaaaaacggggaagataaattgcaagggaaaagagaaagtaaaacttgcaaaagaaataaataaaatgaacaatgctggaaaggaagaaaaataagtAAAGGCGTGAAAAGTAAATTTGGTagagcttccgcaaaactgagcgtgcaaaaactgtgtGTATGGCAAAGAGaggagatggctatttataatagccttggtaactgcCTTGCGTTTCctacgagtcttcagcatggctaaatacacggcttgggaataggacacgaagtcctcaacgttacttccattcttctgagagcgtaacttgcgccaaaaagctagtggactggtgtgacgctcgtcacaccatgtgtgacgtccgtcacaaggctacttcgcgtgacgctcgtcacaacccttgtgacgcccgtcacaggggcaacgtgcgctttctcttgggctgggcttggtcttggttatttgtttcctttttattgctttttacacctccttttcttccctttttcacttttgcttcaaaatgggtacctgatgtaaatagaaaagaaatactgcataatatctgataaaatgggataaattaaagtaaatgataatataatctaattaaattaagtcttaaaatgtgatataatttcgtgttatcaataaacaaacaaagtatTTTTCTGTTGGTGTCATCTATCTCAAATCATGACATCAAGAATTGAAAGTATGTTGGGAAGACTATTACCACCAGTCATCTTTATTTAATTGATAACGACTGTAAATCCAAAATATGCATATTCTACACCTTGAATTGAATTAGTGCTCGTGATACCAACTTATTAGAGCCAAGTGCTTGCTTGCACTACAGGGAAAGAAAAGTTGATGAAAGTATGAAATTAAAGATAAGAGAAAATAGTAAATTTTGTCGATGCGAATGAGTTATCATACATTATTTATAGACTATCTCACAAAACTAACTAAGTTCTATAGCTAATAACCATTCACAAAGTTAGTTGTAATATCCAGCCATAAACTCCAGTAGCTTCTAATTGACCTATGATTCAATAAACTTACGACTGAACTGACTCTTCCAAATAATGTAATTTTAACATAATTGATCTGTGTATGCACAAAGATACATACAGTTTTTTATGATGAAAGTTGTTTTctaatatattttttatgttttatttgatATATAATGGTTGAGTTTACAGTCGGATGACAAGCAAGTATTTATCATTGTCTGAAACATTCTCTGTTACACCAACTCCGCTGATTTTTTTCTCACGAATTTCTGAAAGATATCAATGAAATGCTTGTTCTCCAGACTGAAGGATTGTTGAAAATGAAATACGGAAATGTACCACAACAGGTttcgtggtgtagttggttatcacgtcagtctaacaCACTGAAGGTCTCCGGTTCAAGTCCGGGCGAAGCCAAAatcattttgatttttcatcttTTATCATCACTGCTGAAACAAAAGTATTAACACAGCCTGGTGTAAACTGTAACGTCAATGAAGTGGACTCCAACATAATACATTATTATTCATGTTAACAATATTAAAAACATTTTATCTCTTTTTCCATGTTCACTTTCTTTATTTTTCACCTATCTAAAAGCTGAGATAATAGTAAAATCAAATCCAATTACATTTGATCCGACTAGGAAACAGATTCAATTAAACCTTACAATTTTCATTCTGCTAATCACTTTAGCATCTGCCCATTAACAATAAAATATATGACGACGGtaaagtaacaaactatacattaGCTTTGTGATTCCTGGATAAAGGAGTAATGCTGTTAGTTTATGCAATTTATTACAATAATAACTGGATACATTTTATGCGAATATTGTTTGTGGTAAATACAAAGCTCATGAAAACATGTTCATTTCGGTATAATACAAAACCAGATGGATGTGTAAACACATAAGCCAAAAGCCCAAACAAGTTTGGTCTAGCAGATGCATAGACACAGCAATCAATTGAAGCTCCACTGAGGAGACTTCTACTGTTTCAACTATGCAACTAAATATACAACCATTTTAAATCCTAAAATGGTGAGGGTGTTGTTTCCTCTTATTCTAGTGAAAGAAACAAATGTGTGTCGTCAAAGAAATTGGTGTTGGATCCATCTCACTTCTGGTTTTGTTCCACCTTTGCTCGAACCTTTTGCTCCAAAACAGATATTTCAGTCTCAAGGCTGAACATTCTGTTCAAAGCATGCATGTTTTCAAGGGTCTCAGTTAGAGTCCGGTCGTCACTCCCATCACACCTTAAATGTTGCATTGGACCATGAAGCATCCTGTTCACAATACCCCGACTCAGATCATCCACAGCTTTCCGCGTCTTCTTTGAGATATCATCTCCCATCTTACCCAAGCATTTTTCAAGCTCAGCAACTCTGATCCTTTCAGCATAGGCCCTCAGTTTTTTAATGGTGGGAACAGTTTCCAGTGAGTCCCTCCAAGCTTCAAATTGGTTTAACTCTTCAGTAATGATCACCTGTGCTTCCATTGCTTTTCTTTGCCGGTCCTCTTTGTTTGCAGCCACAACCTCTTTAAGGTCGTCAACATTGTAAAGTCGCACAGATTCAACCTCCGAGACACACGAACCAACATTCCGAGGAACAGAAATGTCAATGAAAAGGCGATGGCCTCCAACAATTTGACTTGCTGGAGGAAAGTCCTTGACGTCGTCTTTCATGAATAATGGGGTTTCTGATGCTGTACTGGTGAATACTACATCTGCTTCACCGGCACAAGAGAGCATTTCTGAAAGAGGTTTGTAAATTATTTCAATATCCTTCAGTTCTTCGCGTATTGCTGCAACTCTTTCCTCAGTTCTATTGACAACAACCACACTTGGGCAACCTTTTGAAGCCAAATGTTTGATCACTAGCTTTCCCATCTTCCCAGCACCGATAACCAGCATTCTCGCATTATCATAAGAGGATCCGGGTAGCTTCATGTAGGCCAACTCAACAGCAGCTGAGCTCACAGAAACTGCCCCAGCAGCAATATTAGTCTCGGCTCTAACCCTTTTTCCAACAGTTATTGCATGCTTGAATAGACCACTAATGTTTCTTCCAAATCCATTAACTCCTTGCCCAACTTTGACAACTTGCTTAACCTGAGCAAGGATTTGACCTTCTCCCAAAACAAGAGACTCAAGACCCGCTGATACTTGAAAAATATGTTGTGTGGCATCTCTGTTGTAAAGTAAAAACCGGTGCTCACAAAGCTCTGAAACAGGAACGGAACTTGTCTGCAAACAAAAACGTGGATTCTTAAATATTTTGCAATGCACTACAAATACCATTTAGGAGATAAACTTGCTACTTACTTTTGACATCCATTCCATGACCTCTTTGACACCACGGTGTTGGGATAGAGCAACAACATATATCTCCATTCGGTTACATGTACTCAGAACAGCTGCTTCTTCAATATGATTGAGATTGCACAGCTCTGCAATAGCTCTAGGCCATTCTGCTTCCGGTATGGCAAGTTTTTCACGCATTTCCACCGGAGCAGTGTGCACACTGAGCCCAATGACAACAATGCTGCTCCTTTCCTTTGTATACCCTGTTAAAATTAATTGTATATAAATTACTAAAATGTCTCAACTTGCAAGTTTCAGAAAATTAACCATTACTGATCCTCGACCAATGAAAAGCATGTAATCTCGTCTTTCTTTCTTTCCTGTGGTAAATAACCCTCTAGACGTTGCCACAAGTGACAAAAGCTACAAGTTTTGGAAAGATTGATGCGTAATCAATGATGCAACATAAAAGCCCAACTAATAAAGAAATATATCAAATAGAAACAGATCTCCTTTATGAAGTAACAACAACAAGCCTTATCCCATTAAAAGAGATCTGCTATATGGATCAACTTTCGCCATAACTTTCTATCCAGGACCATTCCTCTATCCAAATCGTTAATCTCAATATCTTTCTTAATAACTTTTCTTATAATCTTTCTAGCTCTTCCACTTCCTCTAGTTATTTGACTTCTCTTCATTTGATCTACTCTCTAAATGCCCAAACCACCTAAGCCTATTTTCCACCATCTTCTCTAGCATAGGCGCTACCCCAACACACTCTTTAATATTTTCATTTATAATCTTATCTTGTCTAGTTTTACCACACTTCCAACGCAGCACCCTCATCTCTAGCACCCTCATCTTTGTTACACTTACTTTATTTTCGTGTTGATTCTTACCCGCACATCATTATATCCGTACAACCTCGTCTACAAGGCAAATAGACTCAAAATCTCTAGATGAAACAAGAGAGATAAAACTTAAAATTCAATGCTTAGATATATTCAGCATCTAGAGAAACAATAGAATCATCATCCAAAAGACTATATACTTCCATAGATAAATGTTAGTAGCAGGTAAGAAAATCACCcttaaaatcaacattttcatcaataATGCAACTCCATGCTGTTGCATTAGCTATTGTTATGTCCAACATAATTCATAGGCTTAGAGATTAGAACAAATAATGCAATTATGAGAGTGAAGCATTGACTTACTATCAGCCGAAGAAGTTTTGAGGAGCTCGAGAGGAGAGAGGGAGCTACTGGTGCCATTATTTTGAGCATCACAACGAATAATTCCTTTATGAATGAAGGTGGTTCTAGGTTTTCCGAGAAGTGATAAATGGATGGGAATGGACGGTGATGATGGCCTTGAAGAAGAAGAGGGAGAGGAAGAAGATTTGAGGAAAAGAGAGTCGAATTTGGGAGCGGAGAAAGTGGTTGAAACGGCCATTGTATAAGAACCCTAACCCTAGAATTGGATTTGAAAGATGGAAAGAGGAGGAGGAAGGGGAAAAGAGAAAAACGGTGTAATAAAATTGACCCTTCCTTCCACAGAGAGACACACACTCGGTGTGATTTGTGAAGATGATGGGTTTTAGAGAGAAAAGAAAATTGTTTGGGATGTGTTTCTGTGAGTTTTGATTGGCCTGTGTAGCGCGCGTTTTATCCACACTCTCACCTATATGGACCCTACTCGAGATTTGAGCTTTTTTTTATAAAACCAGTATTATTATTTAATGTAATTTTTTTTAccattaattatttttttaattatttttaattattttaagttagttatatatatatatataaaatattaatatCCTACAAAATTTAAAATGTCAATAAgttttatttaaataaattaaataatattcAGTTATaataattttagattttaaaactgattatatatatatatatatatatatatatatatatatatatatatatatatatatatatatatatatatatattatatatatatatatatatatatatatatatatatatatatatatatatatataatagtatTAATTTTTATAACTTAAAAGAAAAATTGTAACTTTAAAAAACGTTATAATGTTTGTTGAGAACAATAAATGTGAattaaaaatattgaaaataaatGTTGAGGTGGAGGTTTTACGTGATTAGAAAATTGGAGATTGAACATTTTATAAATGAGAAAATCTATACATATATTTCTTTAACAAACTGTTTTAATTGATGGAAATGGAAGAAGTTGAATGGAATagaatgaaaatgaaatagaatggaatggaatgaaaatgaaattgaatttgaaTGGAATAGTAACATGTTATATTGTTTGTCTTTAGAAAAATGAATCAAATTGAACTTGATAGAATTCATTTCATTGAATAccatatttattttaattttaaaaaattacttttttttttatattttttaatttttattttataaaatagtttttcaaaatattataatttttttcatattcattttttttaaattgaaaaaacTAATTTGATATTTTATAA containing:
- the LOC127083413 gene encoding glutamyl-tRNA reductase 1, chloroplastic: MAVSTTFSAPKFDSLFLKSSSSPSSSSRPSSPSIPIHLSLLGKPRTTFIHKGIIRCDAQNNGTSSSLSPLELLKTSSADRYTKERSSIVVIGLSVHTAPVEMREKLAIPEAEWPRAIAELCNLNHIEEAAVLSTCNRMEIYVVALSQHRGVKEVMEWMSKTSSVPVSELCEHRFLLYNRDATQHIFQVSAGLESLVLGEGQILAQVKQVVKVGQGVNGFGRNISGLFKHAITVGKRVRAETNIAAGAVSVSSAAVELAYMKLPGSSYDNARMLVIGAGKMGKLVIKHLASKGCPSVVVVNRTEERVAAIREELKDIEIIYKPLSEMLSCAGEADVVFTSTASETPLFMKDDVKDFPPASQIVGGHRLFIDISVPRNVGSCVSEVESVRLYNVDDLKEVVAANKEDRQRKAMEAQVIITEELNQFEAWRDSLETVPTIKKLRAYAERIRVAELEKCLGKMGDDISKKTRKAVDDLSRGIVNRMLHGPMQHLRCDGSDDRTLTETLENMHALNRMFSLETEISVLEQKVRAKVEQNQK